In a single window of the Pueribacillus theae genome:
- a CDS encoding aminotransferase — MKTSTMKRSYLSETAKKLKPSGIRKFFDLASQMEGVISLGVGEPDFVTPWHVCEASLDSLERGYTGYTSNAGLLELRTEIVKYLQGKFNLTYDAEDEVIVTVGASQAIDVALRAILDSGDEVLVVEPCFVAYSASVSLAGGVPVAVPTSAESEFKLLPEQLEQKITEKTKAIILCFPNNPTGTTMSEQELDNVADIVKKHDLLVLTDEIYAELSYNEEHVSIARFNGMKERTIYISGFSKAFAMTGWRLGYAAGPAEIIQAMLKIHQYTIMCAPTMAQYGALEALKTGMDDVNEMVKSYRQRRNFLVKSFQEIGLDCHLPGGAFYVFPSIKKTGLTSEQFAERLLHEEKVAVVPGNVFGEGGEGHIRCSYATSLSELQEAMNRIGRFTRKYAV, encoded by the coding sequence ATGAAAACGAGCACAATGAAACGATCGTATTTATCTGAAACAGCGAAAAAATTAAAGCCATCTGGGATACGCAAATTTTTTGACCTTGCGTCACAAATGGAAGGCGTCATTTCATTAGGTGTTGGAGAACCGGATTTTGTCACGCCTTGGCATGTATGCGAAGCAAGCCTTGATTCTCTTGAAAGAGGGTACACTGGCTATACATCAAATGCAGGGTTGCTTGAGTTAAGAACTGAAATTGTGAAATACTTACAAGGGAAATTCAATCTGACATATGATGCAGAAGATGAAGTGATTGTTACCGTTGGTGCGAGCCAGGCGATTGATGTTGCCCTGCGTGCCATCCTTGATTCAGGTGATGAAGTGCTTGTCGTGGAACCTTGTTTCGTTGCCTATAGTGCGAGCGTTTCTCTCGCTGGTGGCGTCCCTGTCGCCGTACCGACAAGTGCTGAAAGTGAATTTAAGCTGCTGCCTGAACAACTAGAGCAGAAAATTACCGAAAAGACAAAAGCAATCATCCTTTGTTTCCCGAACAACCCGACGGGGACAACGATGAGTGAACAAGAGTTGGACAACGTGGCTGACATCGTTAAAAAACACGATTTGCTCGTATTGACTGACGAGATTTATGCGGAACTTAGCTATAATGAGGAACATGTGAGCATAGCCCGTTTTAACGGAATGAAAGAAAGAACGATCTACATTTCGGGCTTTTCTAAAGCGTTTGCCATGACAGGCTGGCGGCTCGGCTATGCGGCGGGGCCAGCAGAAATCATTCAAGCGATGCTGAAAATCCATCAATATACAATTATGTGTGCACCAACTATGGCTCAGTACGGGGCACTTGAAGCACTCAAGACAGGGATGGACGATGTGAATGAAATGGTGAAAAGCTACCGTCAGAGGCGGAATTTCCTCGTCAAGTCCTTTCAGGAAATTGGATTGGATTGCCACTTGCCGGGCGGGGCATTCTATGTCTTTCCTTCGATAAAAAAAACAGGCCTTACATCAGAACAATTTGCGGAACGCCTGCTTCATGAAGAAAAGGTGGCTGTTGTTCCTGGCAACGTTTTTGGAGAAGGCGGCGAAGGGCATATCCGCTGTTCTTATGCTACGTCTTTATCTGAACTGCAAGAAGCAATGAACCGGATCGGAAGATTCACAAGAAAATATGCTGTCTAA
- a CDS encoding MBL fold metallo-hydrolase yields MTYTKIGPIEILTGENKSKIPFSTSLLVHGRDETALIDCGTGHKAYDYIKNQKPLKNIYLTHYHLDHISGIGEFPEAQTWINPYDKHKLKDLHELTKANGLYAVLGEEGAEDWIKKRTERNNPVLNAATNVDMNVYPYELPLQIAGEKMIMIHAPGHTEGLALPYFPDHGILFVVDIDLSSFGPWYNNIDSDIDLFIQSALKTLEVDAEYFVTSHHKGMVRRKEYEQKLHDYLAIIEKREQKLIDAIDRGISPEDIVYEEVFYFKETHKKSPLEMTSEIIGIVKHLQRLIKNGGDYEDYYNEFITTHHLIKEYLFYKKEPHPADHHPLMTKTHSL; encoded by the coding sequence GTGACATATACAAAAATCGGTCCAATTGAAATCCTTACTGGTGAAAATAAAAGTAAAATACCTTTTTCTACTTCACTCCTCGTCCACGGTCGAGATGAAACAGCATTAATTGACTGCGGGACAGGTCACAAGGCCTATGACTATATAAAAAATCAAAAGCCACTCAAAAATATCTACTTAACGCACTACCACCTTGATCACATATCGGGAATTGGTGAATTTCCCGAAGCACAAACGTGGATTAATCCTTACGATAAACATAAGCTAAAAGATTTACATGAACTGACCAAAGCGAACGGGCTCTATGCTGTTCTCGGTGAAGAAGGAGCCGAAGACTGGATAAAAAAACGGACTGAACGAAATAATCCTGTCCTAAATGCAGCGACAAATGTGGATATGAATGTTTATCCATACGAACTCCCATTACAAATAGCTGGCGAAAAAATGATCATGATTCATGCACCTGGCCACACGGAAGGCTTGGCTCTTCCCTATTTCCCTGACCACGGTATCCTGTTTGTTGTCGACATTGACTTGTCATCATTCGGGCCGTGGTATAATAACATTGACAGCGACATTGATTTGTTTATTCAGTCAGCGTTAAAGACCCTTGAGGTTGATGCGGAATACTTCGTTACTTCCCACCATAAAGGGATGGTTCGGCGCAAAGAATATGAACAGAAGCTGCACGACTACTTAGCAATTATTGAAAAACGAGAGCAAAAATTGATAGATGCTATTGATCGAGGGATTTCTCCAGAAGACATCGTTTACGAAGAAGTTTTTTATTTTAAAGAAACTCATAAAAAAAGTCCTTTGGAAATGACTTCAGAAATAATTGGAATTGTAAAACATCTCCAACGTTTAATTAAAAACGGAGGGGATTATGAAGATTATTACAACGAATTTATCACGACACACCATTTAATAAAAGAGTACCTTTTTTACAAAAAAGAGCCACACCCTGCTGATCACCATCCATTAATGACAAAAACTCACAGCCTGTAA
- a CDS encoding long-chain fatty acid--CoA ligase, whose product MMTRHFAFWPKRLAKSLPIPETTVYDNLAVTARRYPNKTAIVYYGKEITFKQLNEEVLKLAGYLQKNSGVKKGDRVVLYMQNSPQYMISFYAILRADAVVVPVNPMNIKDEVAFYLKDCDAKVAIVGQELIPQIEPSIGTTPLQQIIVAAYSDYAETDLDYAVPEVVAAERQTFESPDLIEWEKALAAAIEPNVSTAEPDDLCCLPYTSGTTGKPKGCMHTHKTLQANILSASVWSQITPSAVCLTTLPLFHVTGLQHSMNTPIYNGATMVVMTRWDRDVAATFIERYRCTHWVNIATMVVDFLANPNLPNYNIESLTSISGGGAALPEAVGEKLYEMTGVRYTEGYGLTETISQTHSNPSERPKMQCMGIPQFDVDARIIDPNTMKELGPNEEGEVIVNGPQVFKGYWNRPEETKNAFIEMDGKTFFRTGDIARYDEEGYFFMVDRVKRMINASGFKVWPAEVESILYKHPAVEQACVIGVPDPRRGETVKAFIVLKEESKGNTTEEEIIEWSKTQMAAYKYPRIVQFQDSLPISGSGKILWRKLQEQEEQMQD is encoded by the coding sequence ATGATGACAAGGCATTTTGCATTTTGGCCAAAACGACTAGCAAAAAGTTTACCAATCCCAGAAACGACAGTATATGATAATCTTGCCGTTACAGCGAGGCGTTATCCCAATAAAACGGCAATTGTTTACTATGGAAAGGAAATAACGTTTAAACAGCTGAATGAAGAAGTGTTGAAGCTCGCAGGCTATTTACAGAAAAATTCAGGCGTGAAAAAAGGTGATCGGGTCGTATTATACATGCAGAACTCGCCACAATATATGATTTCATTTTATGCGATTCTGCGAGCAGATGCCGTCGTTGTACCAGTTAATCCAATGAATATTAAAGATGAAGTCGCATTTTATTTAAAGGATTGCGACGCTAAAGTTGCGATTGTTGGCCAAGAATTAATTCCGCAAATTGAACCAAGCATAGGAACGACGCCATTACAGCAAATCATTGTTGCCGCTTATTCGGACTATGCGGAGACCGATTTGGATTACGCAGTGCCTGAAGTGGTTGCTGCTGAAAGGCAGACATTTGAATCCCCTGATCTAATTGAATGGGAGAAAGCATTGGCAGCAGCGATTGAACCGAACGTAAGCACTGCCGAACCAGATGATCTATGCTGTCTTCCATATACTTCGGGAACAACTGGGAAGCCGAAAGGCTGCATGCATACACATAAAACATTGCAGGCAAACATTCTCAGTGCAAGTGTATGGTCTCAGATCACGCCAAGTGCAGTATGCCTGACAACGCTTCCTCTTTTCCATGTGACAGGCCTTCAGCATAGCATGAATACACCGATTTACAATGGAGCAACGATGGTTGTTATGACGAGATGGGATCGCGACGTTGCTGCTACATTCATTGAACGTTATCGCTGTACGCATTGGGTGAATATCGCCACAATGGTCGTTGATTTCTTGGCGAATCCGAATTTGCCAAACTATAATATTGAGTCTCTGACGTCCATCAGCGGAGGCGGGGCGGCACTTCCGGAAGCTGTCGGCGAAAAATTATACGAAATGACAGGTGTCCGGTATACAGAAGGTTACGGGCTGACAGAAACGATTTCACAAACCCATTCAAATCCGAGTGAGAGACCAAAAATGCAATGCATGGGTATTCCCCAGTTTGACGTTGATGCCAGAATCATTGATCCGAATACAATGAAAGAATTGGGCCCGAATGAAGAAGGAGAGGTTATTGTTAACGGTCCACAAGTGTTTAAAGGATATTGGAACAGGCCTGAAGAGACAAAGAATGCCTTTATTGAAATGGATGGGAAAACATTTTTTAGAACAGGCGATATTGCCCGGTACGACGAAGAAGGTTATTTCTTTATGGTTGATCGCGTCAAGCGGATGATTAATGCGTCAGGCTTCAAAGTGTGGCCAGCAGAAGTGGAATCAATTCTTTATAAGCATCCTGCTGTAGAGCAAGCTTGTGTCATCGGAGTCCCTGATCCGAGAAGAGGAGAAACGGTAAAAGCATTTATAGTTCTGAAAGAGGAAAGCAAAGGAAATACAACAGAAGAAGAGATTATTGAATGGTCAAAAACACAAATGGCAGCGTACAAATATCCAAGAATCGTTCAATTTCAAGATAGCCTTCCTATTTCAGGAAGCGGGAAAATTTTATGGAGGAAGCTTCAGGAGCAAGAAGAACAGATGCAGGATTAA
- a CDS encoding hemolysin family protein, translating into MDIFNLILFILLIFFTAFFVAAEFSVVKVRKTRIDQLAMNANKNAIIVQKILNNLDGYLSATQLGITIAALGLGWLGEPTFHGLIDPFVAWFGLPEAVTSTLSFLIVFLFVTFLNVVVGELAPKTIAIQKSEQIALLIAKPLYWFYIIAFPLIWLLNGSARLLVRVFGFKTNDSQEAALSEEELRLSMSESYKSGEINQSELQYVNRIFEFDDRLAREIMVPRTEIVCVYKDDTLEENLNVLKQEKFTRFPVADGDKDHIVGLINIKEVFHDVFNNHAKPLEEYIRPIILVIEHIPIKKLLIRMQKEQIHMAVLVDEYGGTAGLVTVEDILEEIVGEIRDEFDSDEQPMINKVSPTITVLDGKVLIEDVNNLFNLHLDDSEVDTIGGWMLSQISDIQLGSSIKVNGYEFKVTEIDGHQVKYIEVIRQNNKDEQVIKKTPADD; encoded by the coding sequence ATGGATATTTTTAATTTAATCTTATTCATATTACTTATCTTTTTTACCGCCTTTTTCGTTGCGGCGGAATTTTCGGTTGTTAAAGTAAGAAAAACCCGAATTGACCAACTGGCAATGAATGCGAATAAAAACGCCATCATTGTTCAAAAAATACTGAACAACCTTGATGGCTACCTATCCGCCACCCAACTGGGCATTACAATTGCGGCATTAGGACTTGGGTGGCTTGGAGAACCAACGTTTCACGGCCTTATTGATCCGTTCGTTGCTTGGTTCGGCTTGCCTGAGGCGGTTACCAGCACTTTATCTTTTCTAATTGTATTTTTGTTTGTCACGTTTTTAAATGTCGTAGTTGGTGAACTGGCACCAAAAACGATTGCCATTCAAAAATCAGAACAAATTGCTTTATTGATTGCTAAGCCGCTGTATTGGTTTTATATCATTGCGTTTCCTCTCATATGGCTTTTAAACGGTTCGGCCCGTTTGCTCGTTCGCGTTTTCGGTTTTAAAACGAATGATTCCCAAGAAGCTGCTTTATCAGAGGAGGAATTGCGGCTTAGTATGTCTGAGAGCTATAAAAGCGGCGAAATCAATCAATCCGAATTGCAGTATGTCAACCGCATTTTCGAGTTTGATGACAGGCTTGCGAGGGAAATTATGGTGCCTCGGACAGAAATCGTGTGCGTCTATAAAGACGATACGTTGGAGGAAAATCTTAATGTTTTAAAACAAGAAAAATTTACACGCTTTCCCGTTGCGGATGGCGACAAAGATCATATTGTTGGCTTAATCAATATAAAAGAAGTTTTTCATGATGTGTTCAATAACCATGCGAAGCCATTGGAAGAATATATTCGTCCGATCATTTTAGTGATTGAACATATACCGATAAAAAAATTGCTCATTAGAATGCAAAAAGAGCAAATTCATATGGCTGTTCTCGTTGATGAGTATGGCGGCACTGCAGGCCTTGTTACTGTTGAGGATATCCTTGAAGAAATTGTCGGTGAAATCCGCGATGAATTTGACAGCGATGAACAGCCAATGATTAATAAAGTGTCCCCAACAATTACAGTGCTGGATGGAAAAGTGTTAATCGAAGATGTGAACAATCTATTCAATTTGCATCTTGATGACAGTGAAGTTGATACAATTGGGGGATGGATGCTCTCTCAGATAAGCGATATCCAGCTTGGTTCTTCGATTAAAGTGAACGGCTATGAATTTAAAGTAACGGAAATTGATGGACATCAAGTTAAATATATTGAAGTGATTAGACAAAATAACAAAGATGAAC
- a CDS encoding alpha/beta fold hydrolase — MTTAITEHTSNITLLNVQLYYEWYEPNVHRSNQVFLLIHGFLSSTYSFRYLIPLLAKTHTVISIDLPGFGKSEKSTSFRYSYKNYSQLIIDFITAFSLKHVVLIGHSMGGQIALRTAKIAPALIERCVLIGGSAYLKRAKKAVIYSSYLPFVSFFIKKWFKKNDVKENLLTVVYNKSIVNENLIKEYGEPLQHKRFLDCMIRLLRHREGDLLSEEMQSIATPCLLVWGKHDKVIPLTTAHNLLTDLPNAKLVVYEDAGHLVSEEQPEKLAKDILEFLNE; from the coding sequence ATGACAACAGCAATAACAGAACATACTAGCAACATAACATTGTTAAATGTACAACTGTATTACGAGTGGTACGAGCCTAACGTACACCGAAGCAATCAAGTGTTCTTGCTTATTCATGGATTTCTTTCGTCTACATATAGCTTTCGCTATTTAATTCCGCTGCTCGCAAAAACGCATACCGTCATTTCAATCGATTTGCCTGGTTTTGGAAAAAGCGAAAAATCAACGTCATTCCGTTATTCTTATAAAAATTACAGCCAGCTCATCATTGATTTTATCACTGCGTTTTCACTAAAGCATGTTGTGCTGATCGGCCATTCAATGGGAGGACAAATCGCATTGCGCACAGCAAAAATAGCCCCGGCACTCATTGAACGATGTGTTTTGATTGGCGGCTCAGCTTATTTAAAAAGGGCAAAAAAAGCAGTTATTTATAGTTCCTATCTTCCATTTGTAAGTTTTTTCATAAAAAAATGGTTTAAGAAGAACGATGTGAAGGAAAATCTTCTCACTGTCGTCTACAATAAATCTATTGTAAATGAAAACTTAATAAAAGAGTATGGGGAACCGCTGCAACATAAACGCTTCCTCGACTGCATGATTCGTTTATTGCGCCACAGGGAAGGCGATTTATTATCAGAGGAAATGCAAAGCATTGCAACCCCATGTTTACTTGTATGGGGAAAACATGATAAAGTTATCCCGCTTACAACTGCGCATAACCTTTTGACCGATTTGCCAAATGCAAAACTCGTCGTTTATGAGGATGCCGGCCATTTAGTCAGTGAAGAACAGCCGGAAAAACTAGCGAAAGATATTCTGGAATTTTTAAATGAATGA
- a CDS encoding RNA polymerase sigma factor, translating into MRVDKIIGLAKQGNHDALHDLIESHLPIVERFAYQIGVSANDVEDVTQEVFIRVFRFIDQFSGKTFSTWLYTITLNVARDYFKKTKREQNKIIALFREPTSTVSSDKETFQNEEDAFLHKAIQDLDQKYKVPLVLYYFHDKKIQEISQILSIPESTVKTRLSRAKSRLKKMIEEKGGEFDAK; encoded by the coding sequence ATGCGCGTTGATAAGATCATTGGATTAGCGAAACAAGGGAACCACGATGCGCTACATGATTTAATTGAAAGTCACTTGCCAATTGTTGAGCGATTCGCTTACCAAATTGGTGTGTCAGCCAATGATGTTGAAGATGTAACACAGGAAGTCTTCATACGTGTTTTCCGCTTTATTGATCAATTTTCCGGGAAAACGTTTTCAACGTGGCTATATACAATCACTTTAAATGTCGCAAGAGATTATTTTAAAAAAACAAAACGTGAACAAAATAAAATCATTGCCCTTTTTAGGGAGCCAACTTCTACTGTGAGTAGTGATAAGGAAACGTTCCAAAATGAGGAGGATGCTTTTCTTCATAAAGCTATCCAAGATTTAGATCAAAAATATAAAGTGCCGCTTGTACTTTATTATTTCCACGATAAAAAGATTCAAGAGATCTCACAAATTTTGTCAATCCCTGAGTCTACAGTTAAAACCAGACTTTCTCGAGCAAAATCACGATTAAAGAAGATGATCGAGGAGAAGGGAGGAGAATTCGATGCAAAGTAG
- a CDS encoding Lrp/AsnC family transcriptional regulator, which yields MDNKTVELLEILEKNGRIPIETLAKMLDLKVEEIERKIKTLEEKNIILSYSAVVDWSKAIEDEKVTAVIDVKVTPKRGVGFNEVAERIYRFPEVKAVYLMSGTYDLSVHIEGKTMAQIARFVAEKLSTIDSVISTTTHFMLKKYKHDGVIFEPKKEDKRIVVSP from the coding sequence ATGGATAACAAGACTGTGGAACTGCTTGAAATCTTGGAGAAAAATGGACGAATTCCAATTGAGACGTTAGCAAAAATGCTTGATTTAAAGGTTGAAGAAATAGAAAGAAAGATAAAAACGTTAGAAGAAAAAAATATCATTCTTAGCTATTCGGCTGTCGTAGACTGGAGCAAAGCCATTGAAGACGAGAAAGTCACGGCGGTCATTGATGTTAAAGTGACGCCAAAGCGCGGCGTCGGCTTTAATGAGGTTGCTGAACGAATTTACCGCTTCCCTGAAGTAAAGGCTGTTTATTTAATGTCAGGAACCTATGATCTTTCCGTTCACATCGAAGGAAAGACAATGGCACAAATCGCGAGATTTGTTGCAGAGAAACTATCTACCATCGACTCGGTTATTTCAACGACCACACACTTTATGTTGAAAAAATACAAACATGACGGTGTGATTTTTGAACCGAAAAAAGAAGATAAACGAATTGTGGTGTCTCCATGA